Below is a window of Synchiropus splendidus isolate RoL2022-P1 chromosome 9, RoL_Sspl_1.0, whole genome shotgun sequence DNA.
TGACTCTTCAGACTTGAGCGCCCCCTCGGGGAGCATGGGTGTTGCCGCGGCGATGCAGCCGCGAGGCGGCGGTGGCGGCAGCTGCCTGGCGGCTCTGCAGTGCATGCTGGACCACATCCTTCCACTGGTCATCTGAAATCTCCTGGGCCCAGGTCGGCACGCCCAGGGATGGGAGCGCCACCGCAGCCATGGTCCGCTTCACCAGCTCCACGTGGTCTGTTGGACGACAGAGGCCATGCAGGTCGCTGTTCACAGACTCCTGGCCACACTCCACTGACCTTGGTCCATGGGGATGGACGCACGGCTCCTCTGCAGCGCGGCTCCTTCCGGGTCTTCCTCATCGATGTCGGGCGGCGGCGCTTCAGGCAGGTGCAGTCCCATGGCCTGCAGGTCATCAGGCCGTTAAGACGGCGAGTGACGGGCCCAGCTGCCGGGCCGACTCACCTGAATCCTGTGCTGGACCTGCAGCACCTGCTCATC
It encodes the following:
- the mea1 gene encoding male-enhanced antigen 1 — protein: MKVSSTAMGPERVFPNSENDCPGEGLSLPGAMSWNGVEDGEEMDGGEEEEEEEEFTNSGYYYQPLNQEPEGTIVPAENEQQQQQEPESSHDEQVLQVQHRIQAMGLHLPEAPPPDIDEEDPEGAALQRSRASIPMDQDHVELVKRTMAAVALPSLGVPTWAQEISDDQWKDVVQHALQSRQAAAATAASRLHRRGNTHAPRGGAQV